In Nitrosarchaeum koreense MY1, one genomic interval encodes:
- a CDS encoding TIGR00269 family protein yields MKCDRCENQAAYTRKYSGEKLCSRCFSSSIVRKTAKTISKYNMIQNNELVAVAVSGGKDSLALLDIINQMTKTHNFRIKAITIDEGIPGYRNEALEIVQKYCAKLNVEHKVFSYKELFDLTLEEALDLRESEKTSSCSICGTLRRRAIDHAAKDIGADVIATGHNLDDTLQTFVINMLSGDTTKIGWMDPDNSSNTLRKIKPFCEIYESEIVFYAFTNDIPFQTEPCPHMNEGIRTEIREFLNALEGKHSGIKNNLYQSIVKVSQIVKEGNNKQKTICIKCGNECTGKICSVCNMVLKLKENQT; encoded by the coding sequence ATGAAATGCGACAGATGTGAGAATCAAGCAGCATACACGCGTAAATATTCTGGAGAAAAATTATGCTCTAGATGTTTTTCAAGTTCTATCGTAAGAAAGACTGCAAAAACTATTTCAAAATACAATATGATTCAAAATAATGAACTAGTAGCTGTTGCAGTATCTGGGGGCAAAGATTCTCTTGCTTTACTTGACATCATTAACCAAATGACTAAAACACATAACTTTAGAATAAAGGCAATAACAATTGATGAAGGAATTCCAGGTTATAGAAACGAGGCATTAGAAATTGTCCAAAAGTATTGTGCTAAATTAAATGTAGAACATAAAGTTTTTTCTTACAAAGAATTGTTTGATTTAACATTAGAAGAAGCACTAGACTTGAGAGAAAGCGAAAAAACATCTTCATGTTCAATTTGTGGAACTCTAAGAAGACGTGCAATTGATCATGCAGCAAAAGATATTGGCGCAGATGTAATTGCAACAGGGCATAATTTAGATGATACGTTACAGACATTTGTAATAAACATGTTATCTGGAGATACTACCAAGATTGGTTGGATGGATCCGGATAATTCCAGCAACACATTAAGAAAGATAAAGCCATTTTGTGAGATTTATGAATCTGAAATTGTATTTTATGCATTTACAAATGACATACCATTTCAAACAGAACCTTGTCCACACATGAACGAAGGAATAAGAACAGAGATCAGAGAGTTCTTAAATGCATTAGAAGGAAAACATAGTGGAATTAAGAATAATCTTTATCAATCAATTGTCAAAGTATCTCAAATTGTTAAAGAAGGGAATAACAAACAAAAGACAATTTGTATAAAATGTGGTAATGAGTGCACTGGAAAGATCTGTTCTGTGTGTAATATGGTTTTAAAACTAAAAGAAAATCAAACCTAA
- a CDS encoding mRNA surveillance protein pelota produces the protein MITKTIDDNSISVMPEDSDDLLNLRRIINEGDRIVGDTTRVIKLEKDYARPDKGERIRVRIALNVEKISLDDVLDRLRIGGTILESSNESVPHGSHHSFILKVNDGITITKKKWSPIEKNLIESNNKQVGFVLVAIDTGDCGIARLKGTHLEFIPNIYSGSGGKRYKTNFNIEKFFEQIQQALFSIAKETDTIIIFGPGETKKRFSNFILKSQNAQKYKIQIAEGIDSGGEDGIYTFTKSQAMKEIMSESKLAKVSSIIDEIMLRANKKSRKFTMGFEETLKANQFGAVELLVFSDKAIQTNDEKKVIELLNDAESKGVKTYSVDSSTDIGLRVTGLGGIVSLLRYAVEA, from the coding sequence ATGATTACAAAAACAATTGACGATAATTCAATTTCTGTTATGCCAGAAGATTCTGATGATCTTTTAAATTTACGTCGTATAATCAATGAAGGTGATAGGATAGTTGGAGATACAACTAGAGTAATCAAACTAGAAAAAGATTATGCAAGACCAGACAAGGGTGAAAGAATCAGAGTAAGAATTGCACTAAATGTAGAAAAAATATCCCTTGATGATGTTTTAGATAGATTAAGAATTGGCGGCACTATATTAGAATCAAGTAACGAGTCTGTACCTCACGGATCACATCATTCATTTATTCTTAAAGTAAATGACGGCATTACAATCACAAAGAAAAAGTGGTCACCAATTGAAAAAAATTTAATCGAGTCAAATAACAAGCAAGTAGGTTTTGTACTAGTTGCAATTGATACTGGGGATTGCGGTATTGCAAGACTAAAAGGAACACATTTGGAGTTTATTCCAAACATTTATTCTGGTTCTGGAGGAAAGAGATACAAAACAAATTTCAATATAGAAAAATTTTTTGAGCAGATTCAACAAGCATTGTTTTCTATAGCTAAAGAAACAGATACTATTATAATATTTGGTCCAGGAGAAACAAAGAAAAGATTTTCTAATTTTATTTTAAAATCCCAAAATGCTCAAAAATATAAAATTCAGATTGCAGAAGGCATTGATTCAGGAGGTGAAGATGGAATATACACATTTACAAAATCCCAAGCTATGAAAGAAATAATGTCAGAGAGCAAACTGGCCAAAGTATCTTCAATAATTGATGAGATAATGCTAAGGGCAAACAAAAAAAGCAGGAAATTTACCATGGGATTTGAGGAAACTCTTAAAGCTAATCAATTCGGTGCTGTTGAATTACTAGTTTTTTCAGATAAAGCAATCCAAACAAATGATGAAAAAAAAGTAATAGAACTTCTTAACGATGCTGAGAGTAAAGGTGTAAAAACTTACAGCGTAGACTCTTCCACAGACATAGGTCTCAGAGTTACTGGATTGGGAGGAATAGTTTCTTTGCTGCGTTATGCCGTAGAAGCCTAA
- a CDS encoding secondary thiamine-phosphate synthase enzyme YjbQ, protein MKSLTEYLTYNVKGRRGFVNISSDVRKLVLKSKVQEGLCLVNAMHITASVFINDNESGLHHDYEKWLESLAPHEPVDQYEHNNTGEDNADAHLKRQIMGREVVIAITDGKLDFGPWEQIFYGEFDGQRPKRVLVKIIGE, encoded by the coding sequence ATGAAATCCTTAACTGAATATCTAACCTATAATGTAAAGGGACGTAGAGGTTTTGTCAATATTTCTTCTGATGTGAGAAAACTGGTTCTTAAAAGTAAAGTGCAAGAGGGACTATGTCTTGTAAATGCAATGCATATCACAGCAAGTGTTTTCATAAATGACAATGAAAGTGGTTTACATCATGATTATGAAAAATGGTTAGAGTCACTTGCACCACATGAACCAGTTGATCAATATGAACACAATAATACTGGTGAAGATAATGCAGACGCTCATTTAAAACGACAAATAATGGGAAGAGAGGTAGTTATAGCTATTACTGATGGCAAATTAGATTTTGGTCCGTGGGAGCAAATTTTCTATGGTGAATTTGATGGACAAAGACCAAAAAGAGTGCTAGTTAAAATTATTGGCGAATAA
- the cutA gene encoding divalent cation tolerance protein CutA: MKPTMIISTYPNKISITKIANQLIENKIIACVNITKISSIYSWNNKIENTTEYLAIFKTTQKNKKILKEKIKETHPYQVPEIAEIAVSSINSSYLKWLAESTS, from the coding sequence ATGAAGCCAACCATGATTATCTCCACATATCCTAACAAAATTTCAATTACAAAAATTGCAAATCAATTAATTGAAAATAAAATTATTGCTTGTGTTAACATTACTAAAATTTCATCCATTTATTCTTGGAATAATAAAATTGAAAATACTACTGAATATCTTGCAATCTTCAAAACCACACAAAAAAACAAAAAAATTCTCAAAGAAAAAATTAAAGAGACTCATCCCTATCAAGTTCCTGAAATTGCTGAAATTGCTGTCTCATCAATAAATTCGTCTTATCTCAAGTGGTTAGCCGAATCTACCTCTTAG
- a CDS encoding site-2 protease family protein, with product MIVAKGLKLEKHGFELKIYSLVYKNQQVQSALTRMLGRTRRGIKIFANVSVVAGFLMMGFAFWFLLSNISNYFVAPTEFSQLTVLIPGVTLTSSSSILYFLLSIPIVLVIHEGAHGIVATLEKIKIKTGGFAIFIAMFAGFVEPDEEEFNKAKKISKLRVIGAGATSNVIFALALGLILLTNPFFAMVLPEPLLSTFYDLPDGVLILSIIENSGAEKAGLLANDIITSINGIQILSPLDFQKTELIPGEIANVSVLRNGQILQFPVEVIPSPEDPQRGLIGIMRDNSFAYKPVLNFIEWNDPNVSMFLLWLWMISFFIGIINMLPLPILDGGKFIHTIIDKKISDKAVNTTMWGIYAFTFALFGLNIALSYMKSGWFTI from the coding sequence TTGATAGTTGCCAAGGGATTAAAATTAGAAAAACATGGCTTTGAGCTAAAAATTTACAGTCTAGTTTACAAAAATCAGCAAGTACAATCAGCATTAACAAGAATGTTGGGACGAACCAGACGAGGAATCAAAATTTTTGCTAATGTTAGTGTAGTTGCAGGTTTTCTTATGATGGGATTTGCATTTTGGTTTTTACTATCAAATATTTCTAACTACTTTGTAGCACCAACTGAATTTTCACAGTTAACCGTCTTAATTCCTGGTGTAACTTTGACTTCTTCATCATCAATTCTATACTTTTTACTATCAATTCCAATTGTTTTAGTTATTCATGAAGGTGCTCACGGTATTGTTGCAACACTAGAAAAAATTAAGATAAAAACTGGAGGGTTTGCAATATTTATTGCAATGTTTGCAGGATTTGTAGAACCAGACGAGGAAGAATTTAACAAAGCAAAAAAGATTTCAAAATTAAGAGTCATTGGTGCAGGAGCTACTTCAAATGTAATTTTTGCACTTGCGTTAGGATTGATACTTTTAACAAATCCTTTCTTTGCAATGGTTTTACCTGAACCATTGCTAAGTACATTTTATGATTTACCAGATGGTGTACTGATACTTTCAATAATTGAAAACTCTGGAGCGGAAAAAGCAGGACTGCTTGCAAATGACATCATTACTTCAATTAATGGAATCCAAATATTGAGTCCGTTGGATTTTCAAAAGACAGAGCTGATTCCAGGTGAAATTGCAAATGTTTCAGTATTGAGAAATGGGCAGATTTTACAATTTCCTGTTGAAGTAATTCCATCACCTGAAGATCCTCAAAGAGGATTGATAGGGATAATGAGGGATAATTCATTTGCATACAAACCAGTTTTGAATTTTATTGAATGGAACGATCCAAATGTTTCAATGTTTTTGCTATGGTTATGGATGATATCATTTTTTATTGGAATCATCAACATGTTACCATTGCCAATTTTAGATGGGGGAAAATTCATTCATACAATCATAGATAAGAAAATTTCTGATAAGGCAGTAAACACTACAATGTGGGGAATTTATGCATTCACGTTTGCATTGTTTGGTTTGAATATTGCATTATCATACATGAAATCAGGCTGGTTTACTATCTAA